The genomic segment GCCCGCAGGGACCAACACCTATCTCCCAGAAATTAGTATCCTTACCAAGGCGGGTAATCCGCTCCGCGGGAACGCCCACCACGTTATGCCAGATGTCAAAGGCTTCGTCGTCGTCCAAGTAAATGGTTATGTACAATTTATCCTTAGAAATACCTAAGTGTTCGGTAACAAACTCCCAGGCCCAGGTAATCGCTTCTTTTTTAAAATAATCCCCAAAGGAAAAGTTTCCCAGCATTTCAAAAAAAGTATGGTGCCTGGCAGTCCGCCCTACCGACTCAATATCCGGAGTCCGCAGGCATTTCTGACAGGTAGTAACCCGTCTTACCTCGGGCACTGCCGCTCCGGTAAAATATGGTTTAAAGGGCACCATTCCTGCAGCTGTCCATAAAAGGCTCGGGTCATTAGCAGGGATAAGGGAAGCACTGGGCAGGATTTTATGACCTTTGCTTTCAAAAAATTTCAAGAATTTTTCCCGGATTTCGTGTCCTAACACACAATTTCCCCCATTCAAACGGCTTTAATTTTATCTAATTATACTTTACCAAAAATTTTACTGTCAACAAGATGAAATTTCCCTATGGTTTATTTTCTAAAAATAAAGTACTAATTTTTAGTAGTAATACCCCTTCGCCGGAAAAGAATATAAAGATTCCGGGCAGTAGCAGCTACAGGCACTGCTAAAATCATGCCGGCAACTCCTCCCAAAGTAAAGCCGGAAAGCAGCAAAAATATAACCGTTAAAGGATGAAGTCCTAAGCTATCTCCCAAAATTTTAGGAGCAAGGACGTTTCCTTCCAGCTGTTGAATTAAAACGATTGCCACCAAAGTTTTAAAAAATAAAATTTTTCCCTTTAATAGAGCGATAGCCAGGATGGGGATGCTTGCAAGAATTGGTCCAAAATACGGAATTAACTCCATTACCCCCGCCAGAAGCCCCAAAAGAAAACTATACGGCATCTTTAGCAAGTAAAGCACTAAACCGGTTACTATTCCTACCGCCAGGCAAATTAACAAATGCCCTTTTATAAACCGGCCAAAGACATTGTCGCAAACCCTCAGGAAAATAAGCGCCTCATCCTGTAAATGAGGGGGAAGATAAGATAAAAAACCTTTTTTTAATTTATGGACATCTTTTAGGATATAATAGGCTAAGATGGGGGCTAAAAGAAAATCAAATAAACGGGAAGATACTCCCCATAAGGCGCTTAAAATACTTTTTAACATTTGGGCTAAACTTTTTTCCAAGGTATCAATTTGGGTCATTAAGCTTTTTTTTATTTCTGGCGGAAGAGTGCCCCGATCAATTCCTTCCTGCTGGCGGTCTAAAAAGGCCTGGACCTGGTTTAAATAACCGGGAAGAACCACCAATAAATCATTGACTTGGCGTACAAAAGAAGGGAGTAAAAATTTTGCTATAAGAAAGATTATAAAGCCTAAGACCAGATACAGGAGTATTATTCCAAACCCCCGCTTTATTCCCCATTTTTCCAGTAGATCCACCGGCCAGTGCAGGAGATAAGCTAAAAAGCCCGCTAAAATAAAAGGGAAAAAAACTGCCCTTATCCGGTAAAAAAAGATAAGGGCAGCAATTATTCCGAGAAGTTTTAAAAGAAAAAAAAGATTTTTTCTAAAAAACATGGTATGTCACCTATTTCCACCTCTAGGTTAAATCATCGAGAATGCCCATAAATTTTTTTCGGATCCTGCCACCCTCCCGCATAACCATTTTCCGGCCGTCTTTCCGGGTAGTAACCGATGCCGCTAAGGTAAGCCCAATTAAACTTCCAGCTAACAAGCCGCCGATAAAATCCCGCCGCATATACTGCTACCTCCCTTACTTTTTAATAGAGCTGCTGATTGTAAGGATCAAAAGCCATCAAACTTCCGTCCTCACCCAATTCGTAAATCTGCACCCCTTCTTTATTAATCCGGTATTCCACACAACAGTTCCAGCAAAAATACTGGTCAGTTCCGATCTTACCGGTAGCTCTGCCTTGGCATATCGGACAATTCATTATATCCCCTCCGCACCGCAGTAATTTTAATGGTATTATTACCGGGATGCGGAAATTTCATACCTTCTTTAATTTAAGAAAAAAACCGCCTGACAAAGAAGTCAGGCGATTTTTAGGAAATTATCCGTTTCTACTAAGTTCGTGCAAAACACCGGCACATCGGGGACAGGTGCCGGGAAATTCGTGGTCACTTCCTACCTCCGGAGAATACATCCAGCAACGCTGGCATTTTTCTCCTAAAGCTTTATTAACTACCACGTCTAAAGGTAACTCGTTGTTTTCTCCAAAAACTTCTTCATTTTTAATATCCACCTGCGAAACAATAAAGATTTCCGGCCAGATAGCAGCCCTTTCCCTTAAAAATTCGTAGAGATCGCCGGCTGCTTTTAAAGTAATCCAGGCATCTAAACTATGTCCTATTAATTTTCCCTGACGGGCAGTTTCTAAAGCTTTTAAGACTTTATCACGAATTTCTAAAATTTTATCCCAGGTCTCTTCTAAAGCTACATCTAAATATTTTTCCTCTACTTTTGGCATATCCAAAAGCTGCACCGATTCTTTTTTATCTTTTGCCGGAAAGTACCGGTAAGCTTCTTCAGTGGTAAAAGCCAAAACCGGAGTCAGTAGCCGTAAAAGGGTATCTAAGATTTCGTACAGCACTGTCTGGGCCGAACGGCGCTTTTCACAATCGGGAAGTTCCACATATAGGCGGTCTTTAATAATGTCTAAATAAATAGCACTCATATACACCGCGCAGAAGTTATGAACCGCATGGAATACTACATGGAACTCATAATCCTTATAAGCTTTTTCCACCCGGGCAATTAAACGGTGTAATTTGGCAAGTACCCAGCGGTCGATTTCCAAGAGCCGCTCATAGGGCACCCGATGCTTTTCATGGTCGTAATCATAGAGGTTTCCTAAGAGGAAACGAATAGTATTTCTAATCTTCCGGTAGCCTTCGGCGGTCTGTTTTAAAATGTTATTGGAGATAGCAAGGTCAGACCGGTAGTCAGCGGAGGCAACCCAAAGCCGCAGAATATCTGCCCCCAGTTCTTTAATAACTTTTAAAGGATCGACCACGTTGCCTAAAGACTTAGACATTTTCCTTCCTTTTTCGTCCACCAAAAATCCATGGGTTAATACCGCTTTATACGGTGCTTTTCCTTTAGTAGCAACTGCCGTAGAAAGGGAAGAATTAAACCAACCCCGGTGCTGGTCCGAACCCTCCAAATAAAGGTCAGCAGGCCAGCGCAAATCCGGCCAGTATTCCGGCTGCTCCAACACCGCCACATGACTGGATCCGGAATCAAACCAGACGTCCATGATATCAGTTTCTTTACGGAACTTTTCCCCACCACATGTGGGACACTTAAAGCCCTTGGGCAAAATCTCCTCCGCCTCGTATTTCCACCAGGCATCACTACCTTCCCGGTGGAATAGAGCGGAAACAGCTTTAATACTTTCATCGGTAACAATTTCTTTGCCGCAATTTTCACAGTAAAAGATCGGTATAGGCACACCCCAGGTTCTTTGGCGAGAAATACACCAGTCTCCCCGGTCCCTTATCATATTGTAAATCCTATCTTTACCCCAGGCAGGAATCCATTCGACATTATCAATTTCCTTTAAAGCCTGTTCTCTAAAACCGTCAATAGAAGCAAACCACTGCTCGGTAGCCCTAAAAATCACCGGGTTTTTACACCGCCAGCAATGGGGGTACGAGTGTTTAATAAACGACATGGCCAGTAAATCCCCGGAGGCTTCCAAATCCTGAGTAATAACTTTGTTGCCCTCATCAATTTTCATTCCCGCATATTTTCCTGCCCCTTCGGTAAAGACCCCCTGGTGGTTTACCGGAGACAATACCGGAAGGTTATATTTTTTTCCGGTTTCAAAGTCTTCGGTACCATGGCCGGGAGCAGTATGCACAAGACCGGTACCGGATTCTAAAGTTACATAGTCCGCAAGCACAACCATAGACTCTCTTTCTATAAACGGATGACGGGTGACAACCCCGGAAAGTTCTTCTCCTTTATAGCGGTTAATAATTTCACCGCTTAATTTTGTTGCTTCAAAAAATTGGGGCAAAAGCCCTTCGGCAACTACATATTCTCCTTTTTCAGTTTTTACTAGCACATAATCAAACTCCGGGTGAGCAGCTATCGCCACGTTGGCCGGCAGGGTCCAGGGAGTTGTCGTCCAGATGACCAGATACGCGTCTTCAGGAACTTTCCCTTTCCCATCGATTACCTTAAACCGGACATAAATTGAAGGAGACTTTTTATCCGCATATTCAATTTCCGCTTCCGCCAGTGCCGTCTCACACACCGGACACCAATAAACCGGCTTTAAGCCTTTATAAATATAGCCTTTTTTGGCCATTTCCCCAAAAACTTCAATTTGTTTGGCTTCAAAGTGAGGCATTAAGGTTAAGTAGGGATTCTCCCAATCGCCCCGGACGCCTAAACGTTTAAACTGCTCTTTTTGAATTTCGGCATATTTTTTGGCATACTCTTTGCATTTGGCCCGAAATTCCAGGGGACTTACTTCTTTTCGGTTAATTCCTAAATCTTTTATAGCCCGCTGTTCAATGGGAAGGCCATGGGTATCCCAGCCCGGAACATAAGGGGCATCATAGCCATCCATACTTTTAAATTTCACAATAATATCTTTTAGCACTTTGTTTAAGACGTGGCCCATATGAATATCGCCGTTGGCATAAGGCGGGCCATCGTGTAGGATAAATTTCGGGCGCCCCTGATTTTTTTGCTGCACTTTCCGGTAAAGGTCAATACTATTCCAATATTCTAAAATTTCCGGTTCCCGCTCGGGAAGGTTTCCCCGCATGGGAAAGTCGGTAACTGGAAGGTTTAAGGTTTTTCCGTAATCCATTGGCTCTATCCTCTCCTTTTATAAGGTTAATTTTTGTGAATCAAAACTAAATCTACAAACAAAGATAGGGCCGGCTCCTGCTGGCTTTAATTCTTAGGCAGCGAAAGCTAAACCTAATAATCTCATATCTCACATCGCACCTCACACCTCTCAAATCGTAAGGTCGGCTCGATGGCGACAAAATATTACGCACAGGAATGCGCCCTACAAAAACCTTTCCAGGACGCTTAAACTAAAAAATCCCCTAACCATAAAAGGTTAAGGGACGGCTTATAACCGCGGTACCACCCAAATTACCGGTAACTCCGGTCGCTTCTTTAAAATAACGGCAAGCTGCCGGGCAAACCTACTCGGTCTAAAGCCTTTCGGCCGCCTCCTCCCGGGGGATTTTCGCCAAACCCTGCCCGCCAGGCTCCCACCCTCCCCGGCTCGCTTTGGGACTTATCGGCCTGCTACTCGTCCCGTTCATAGGATTTTTCGTAATTAATTTTATATGTTATTATATTGTTAAAATGAAATTTCGTCAATAATTGCACGCAAGGAACGCATAAGGCCTTATTTGAATACTAAAATTAACCTTGAGATGAGGTGACAGCTATGCTCATGGCTTTTCTCGGTGATATTCATGCCAATCTTCCTGCATTAAAAGAAGTCTTGGCCGATGCCCAAAAAAATAAGGTAGCTAAAATCTACCATACCGGTGACTTAGTAGGTTATGGTCCTTACCCCAATGAAACCGTCGAGTTTATTAAGGACAATAAAATTGAAGGTGTTCTTGGTAATTATGATGATGGTGTAGCTTTTAAGAAGCCCACCTGCGGTTGTGATTATAAAACCGAAAAAGAACATGAAATCGGAACTAAATCTTTGACTTTTACTGTAAAAACTTTAACTTACGGAAATCAGGAACTTTTAAAAAGCCTTCCCCAATCCATAAAGTTTGAAGTGGCAGGTAAAAAATTTTTCTTGTTTCACGGCTCCCCTGAGCGGTTAAACGAGTATTTAACCCCAGACCTTTTCCCTGCCCGATTTGATAAACTTATCGAAGATTATCCGGAGATTGATGTTTTTGTTTTTGGTCACACTCATTATCCTTTTTATTTTACCCACCGGGGACGTCACTTTTTAAACCCAGGAGCAGTAGGCAAACCTAAAACCAAAGACCCCCGGGCAATTTATGCTTTGGCAAAGGTAGAAGAAGATACCCTTGCCGTAAATTTTCGCCTTATCTCCTATCCCTATGAAATAACCGCTTCCGAAATTAGAAAAAATGGCCTGCCCGAGGAACTGGCCCGGATTATTTTAGGAGAGGTAACTGGAGGGTGATCGTTTTGGATCAAGTCTTTTTATACCGCCTTTTTGACATAGCCGAGGAAATAAATCTCTTAAAAGCTGAAGAAGTCCTGGGGGAAAAAAGGCCCTTTCGGTTAAAGCTTAAGAAAATTCCCCCCAAAGCTATTCACATTGAGGAGCCGCCATTAATTTTTGAATATTCTACCGGCTCCTATTCTTATAAAGGTAAGACTTTCCAAGCAAAAATATCAGGAAAAATTTTTGCCTGGGGAGTCTTAAGTTTAAATTTAAGTTTGGATCTTAAAGGTTTAAATGGCTACGACGAGTTAGTAGATCTTATGATTTATTTAAATAATACCGAGGAGTTTGATAAAGTCTTTAAAAAAGAAGTAAAATTTCTAAAAGACCTTTTAACTCCCGCTTTAATTAAGCCCTCGCTGGAACTTTTTGAAGAAGATTTTCTGATATTTTTTACAACTCAAAAGCCTAATTATGATCCAGTCCCTCTGCTTCTGGGTGACAACGAGCCACTGTCCTCCGCTACCCGGGCCGAAATTTTAAATAACCGCTTTTCCTATGCCGACACCGATCTGACCATTATTACCTGGGATGCAGCCTTTGTTTATGACGCTGACGGCAATATGGATGTTCTCGATCTCCTAGAATTTGCCGTATCCCAGCTCTTAGAGCTACGGTATTATGACAGTTTATTAACAAAAGAAATAAACGAAATGTATCAGGATATCGACCGGGCCGAAAAAGAATGGGGCTACAAAAAACTTGGCAAGTACCGGACAATAATGAAAAGACTTTTAAAAACCGTGGCTGATATTACTGAAATTACCGAGCGGGTGCAAAATGCTTTAAAAGTTACTGAAGATGTATTTTACGCCCGGGTCTATTCCCAGGCTTTAAGGATTTTTAGAACCAATATCTGGGCAGAGCAAATTCGCCATAAATTAAATGTTTTAGAGCGAAGTTATTCCATGCTTTCGGAAGAAGTAGTAACCAGCCGCTTTTTAGCGTTAGAAGTTACTATTGTCTTATTGATATTATTGGAATTTATTTTAGCACTTTTACCCTATTTTAAGTAATTAAAGGAGGCCGTTTAATGGAAAAATATGCTGACAAGATTTTTTGGGCAATAGCTGGCTTTATTGCAGCCTTATATGTTACCTACAATGATTTCCTTTTTCTCGGGACGCCTAAAATTATCGCTTTAGCCAAAACTACTCTAATTACTTTTCTCCCAAGCCTTATTCTTTTAACCATTTTGGCAAGCTTTCTGGTAAATCGCTTAAACCTTCATCCTCTTTTAGTTCTTCTTTTATACGGTGCCCCTTCCTTTTTAAGGTTAAATGGCTTTATCAGTCTTATAGTTGCTAAAATTTTACCTTTTGCCTTAAAAATTTCGCCCCTTTTAAAGCCAGAACTTGCAAAGCGGGCATTAGTTAAAGGGATTACCTTAGCTGCTGTAACGGCAGTCGGAATTGTCTGGTCGAATTACGATAAAAAAAGGAAAAAATCCCGCCGTTAAGAAAGATTTTTCGGCTACCAAAACTATCTCTAAAAAAAATTCCGCAGCATCCGCGGAGTTTTTTTATAATGATGTGCTGGTTAAAGCCAGTCCACCTAACTTTAGATAAATTAATGTTTTAATTTTTATAAGATATTAGCTTTAGAGTATTCCAAAAGCTTTTCCCGAACTTCCTGGGTGGTAGGCAATTTTAATACTTCTTCCGCAAGCTTCTGGCAATCCCGAGCGTCAAGCTTTCTTATAATTTGTTTTATTTTCCCAATTTTTCCTGCCTCCATACTGAGCTCTTTTAAACCTAAGCCCACTAAAAGGGGAGTCGCTAAAGGGTCTCCCGCCATACCACCACACATGCCAACCCATTTTTCTGCAGCTTTGGCAGCATCCGCCACCATTTTTATTAATCTTAAAACCGCCGGGTGAAAATGGTCGTAAAGAAAAGCCACTTTTTCATTCATTCGGTCCACCGCTAAACAATATTGCACTAAATCATTGGTCCCAATACTGAAAAAGTCCACTTCTTGAGCAAACGCCGGGGCTAAAAGTGCCGCTGAGGGGACTTCAATCATGATTCCAAGTTCTATTTTGGGATTAAAGCTAATATCTAAAGCTTTAAGTTCATCTTTAATCTCCTCGAAAATCATTTTTACTTTGCGAAATTCTTCAAGGCTTGAAATCATCGGTAGCATTACCTTAAGGTTTCCATAGGCACTGGCCCTTAAAATTGCCCGCAGCTGAATTTTTAAAAGCTCTTTTTGCTCAAGACCAATACGAATAGCCCGGTAACCTAAGAAAGGATTCCTTTCCTGGGGGAGGTTAAGATACGGTAATTCCTTATCACCCCCGATATCAAGGGTTCTTATTATCACCGGCTTATCCCCCATTACTTCGGCAACCTGCCGGTAGTCTTTAAATTGTTCTTCTTCCGAAGGCATTTCTTTTTTGCTCATAAACAAAAATTCTGTTCGGTACAAGCCAATGCCTTCTGCTCCTTGATTCAAAGCAAGGTCCGCTTCCTCAGGTGTCCCAATGTTTGCCGCTACCTCTACTCTTTTACCGTCACGGGTAATTGCGGGTAGTATAATTATTTCTTTAAGGTTTTGATTCCTTTCTTGTTCTATAGCTACCTTTTCCCGGTATTCTTCAAGAGTTTTTTCTTCAGGATTTATAATAACAAGTCCATTACTGCCATCTAAAATTATATAATCTCCATCTTTTAGTTCCAAAAATCCTTCACCTAAACCTAAAACTGCAGGAATTCCTAAAGAGCGCGCTAAAATAGCAGTATGAGAAGTTTTACCGCCAATTTTACCGATAATACCTAAAACAAATTTTTTATTTAACTGCACGGTTTCGGAAGGTGTTAAATCCTCTGCCGCTAAAATTATTTCCTCATTTATTTCAGTTAGTTGAAAAGGTTTTTCGCCGGTTAACTGAACCAAAAGTCTCCTTCCTACATCCCTTATATCTTGAGCCCGCTCCCGCATATAATCGCTGTCCATGCCGGCAAAAATTTCAGCAAACTTTTCAACAACCTCTTGTACTGCGGCTTCGGCAGAATAATTTCTCTCTAAAATTAGTTTTTCAATTTCCGGGTAAAAGGCAGGGTCATCTAAAAAACTTTTTTGGCCTTTTAATATTCCTGCTTTTTCTGTCCCCAAGGTTTTTTCCGTTTTAGCAATTAACTCTTCTAACTCCGAAATTATCCGTTCTTTTGCCGCTTTTAAACGCTCGCTTTCCGCTTTTACCTCCAGCTCCGTAATAAATTTCCGGGTTTTTTGAGCTGCAAAAGATTTATAAATTAATACCTTGCCCAAAGCTATACCTTCGGAAATACCAAGACCAGTTACTCTTTTCTCTCCCATTATTCCTCACCAAACTTTCTTTCTACTAACTCTACCAGAGCATTTACTGCTTCAACTTCATCAATTCCTTCGGCTTGAATAGTAATTTTTGCGCCAGGCTTTAGTCCTAAAGCCATAAGCCCTAAAATGCTTTTGCCATCTACGTTTGCGCCAGTATCGGTTTTTACCGAAATTTTTGCCTCGTATTTTGCCGCCTTTTCGACAAAAAGCTGTGCCGGCCGCAGGTGGAATCCGGTTTTATTAGTTAAGATTACTTCTCTAGCAAACATAATTTCACCAGCCTCTGTTCTTTATAATTTACCTAAGATTTCTACCACTTGGCTAGCCGAAGACGCACTTAGAACCTCATTCCGAAATTTATCATCCATTAATTTACGAGCAAGCTCGCTTAAAATCTTTAAATGTTCATTCCCAGCCGACTCTTCGGGAACGGCAATCATAAATACCGCTTCTACCGGCTTACCGTCCAAAGACTGCCAGTCCACCGGCTTATCCAATCGGGCAAAAGCCAGCCCCACTTTTTGCACACCTTTAGATTTACCGTGAGGAATGGCAAAACCAAAACCAATCCCTGTCGTACCGCTTTTTTCCCGGCTTAAAACAGCATCAAAATACTCCTTTTTATCAAAAACAAATCCTGCCTTATAAAGGCTTTCCACTAACTTATAAAGGCACTCCTCTTTATTAGAAACATTTAAGCCAATTAAAATTGTATCGTTGGTAATTAAATTTTGTAATTCCATCGTTATACCCCCTAAACCAAGCAAAAAATTACGGAATGGGACTTAGCCCACTCCTTATTATCCCTCAAAAGTTTAAACTTATTTGTTTTTCTTCAACAGGTTAACCATTAAGGCCGTAACGATAGTTCCTGCAGCAATTGCCACTACGTACATCCCTAAATTTCCTACTGCGTTGGGTATCGGGAGCACAAAAATTCCACCGTGAGGCGCCCGCAAGGTTACGTGAAACGCCATGGAAAGAGCAGCAGCAATAGCCGAGCCAGTCATGATGGAGGGAATTATGCGTAAAGGGTCGGCCGCCGCAAAAGGTATCGCTCCTTCGGTGATAAAAGATATGCCCAAAATTGCCGCCGCTTTACCCGCTTCCCGTTCTTCCTCGGTATATTTCTGGGGAGCCAGGACCGTTGCCAGCCACAATCCCAAAGGAGGCGTCATACCTGCCGCCATCACTGCCGCCATGGGCTCGTAAATATTGCTGGCCAGTAAGCCTACGGCAAAGGTGTAAGCAGCCTTATTTACCGGACCACCCATATCAAAAGCCATCATTGCTCCTAAAATCAGTCCCAGCAAAATGGCGTTTCCGGAGCTTAAACCCTTAAGCCAGGTAGTTAAAGCATCCATAATACTCTTAACCGGAGTACCAATTACATAAATCAGCAAAAGGCCCACGGCCAAAGAAGAGAAAAGAGGAATGATCAGTACAGGCTTTAAACCTTCCAAATTTTTTGGCAATTTAACATAATCTTTTAATCCTTTAGCAATATAACCCGCCAGAAATCCTGCTACAATTCCCCCAAGAAAACCTGCCCCTATTTTAGAAGCCAGCATACCGCCAATTAATCCTGGAGCCAGACCTGGCTTTTCGGCAATGGAATAGGCAATAAAACCTGCTAAAATCGGCACCATCAAGGCAAACGCCGCGCCGCCACCGATATCCATAAGTGCGGCCGCCAGAGTACCTTTTTGTTCAAAAGCTTTAATACCAAAGACAAAGGAAAGAGCTATTGTTAAGCCTCCGGCTACCACCAGGGGAATCATATAGGAAACGCCGGTCATTAGGTGTTTATAAACCCCTGTACGTTGATTACTTTTTTCTTCTTTAACCTGTTGCACTTGATTAATAAAATCAGAGGCTGTAGCCTTTTTGTTTAAGGCTTCATCCAGTAAGGCTCCCGGGTTTTTAATCGCTTCCCCCACAGAAACCTTAATAACCGGTTTGCCGGCAAACCGGGACTCATTTACCTCGGTATCCGCCGCAATAATAATAGCCTGAGCTTCGGCAATCTCCTTAGCCGTTAGCTCATTTTCCACTCCGACCGCACCCCGGGTTTCAACCTTGAGCTCTATACCCTTTTCCTGGGCAGCCTTTTTTAAAGCTTCAGCCGCCAGATAGGTGTGAGCAATCCCTGTAGGGCATGCGGTTACCGCCAGGATTTTTTTCATAATTACTCCTCCTTCTTGGTTTTAATACTCTATAACCTCTCAACGTGCACCAGCGAAAGCTTTTCTAGTACCTCCGCCAAAGTACACGCCTGGGTTCCCGATTTAGCCGCCGCAACTGTTCCCGCCGTGGTAGCCAGGCGGGCTATTTCAATTAACGGTTTTCCCTGCAAGAGGGCAAAAACTATTGCCGCTACCATAGTGTCTCCCGCACCTACAGTACTAAGTGGTGTCACGGGAAAGGGAGTGACTTTAAATCCTTCCTGGTTACTTAAGAAAATTGCCCCATCTTTTCCTAGCGAAATGACCACCAGCGCTATTCCTTCTTTAAGCAGGGTTTTCCCCGCATCAACAATTTTTTCAGTGGTGTCAAGGGTTTGGCCCATTAATTCCTGAAGTTCTAAAAGATTGGGCTTTACCCCAAAAGGCTTACCGGCAATTCCTTCTCTTAACGCATCCCCATTGGCATCTAAAAAGGTCTTTATTCCAAATTTACGGGCGTTTTCAATGTAGTCCTTATAAATAGCCGGAGAAACGCCCGCCGGCAAACTTCCGCTTAAAACTAAAAAGGAAGCCTCCTTTAAACGTGATAATAGCAATTCCGTAAACTCATAAAGCTTTTTTTCCTCGACCCAAAAGCCCGGTTCATTTATTTCGGTTGTAGTTGTTGAAGCCATATCTACAATTTTTAAATTAGTTCGGGTTTCACCGGGAACATTTATAAAATAAGTTTTGATTCCTTCCCCTTCAAGCTTACTTTGAATAAATCTACCCTGGTGGCCGGCAATTAAGCCAAAGGCTGCTACTTCTGTACCAAAGTTATTTAATACCCTCGCCACATTAATACCTTTGCCTCCCGGATCAATCCGCAATTCTTGTACCCGGTTTACTCCACCTACTATAAGTTTTTCCACGGTTACTGTTTTGTCAACGGCAGGATTTAAGGTTACTGTAAAAACTAATTTGTTCATCTTTTTAGCCTCCAAGACTTTTATACCTCAGCAATTGTTACTTGTACCCCAAGCTTTCCTAATTCCATAGCGAAATTCTTACTGATACCGGAATCGGTGATAAAGTGATTTAAATCAGTAATTTTGGCAAAGCGAGCAAAAGTAACTTTTCCCGCTTTACTGTGGTCGGCCAGTAAGAAGACCTCTTTG from the Carboxydothermus pertinax genome contains:
- a CDS encoding PTS fructose transporter subunit IIC, encoding MKKILAVTACPTGIAHTYLAAEALKKAAQEKGIELKVETRGAVGVENELTAKEIAEAQAIIIAADTEVNESRFAGKPVIKVSVGEAIKNPGALLDEALNKKATASDFINQVQQVKEEKSNQRTGVYKHLMTGVSYMIPLVVAGGLTIALSFVFGIKAFEQKGTLAAALMDIGGGAAFALMVPILAGFIAYSIAEKPGLAPGLIGGMLASKIGAGFLGGIVAGFLAGYIAKGLKDYVKLPKNLEGLKPVLIIPLFSSLAVGLLLIYVIGTPVKSIMDALTTWLKGLSSGNAILLGLILGAMMAFDMGGPVNKAAYTFAVGLLASNIYEPMAAVMAAGMTPPLGLWLATVLAPQKYTEEEREAGKAAAILGISFITEGAIPFAAADPLRIIPSIMTGSAIAAALSMAFHVTLRAPHGGIFVLPIPNAVGNLGMYVVAIAAGTIVTALMVNLLKKNK
- the pfkB gene encoding 1-phosphofructokinase, coding for MNKLVFTVTLNPAVDKTVTVEKLIVGGVNRVQELRIDPGGKGINVARVLNNFGTEVAAFGLIAGHQGRFIQSKLEGEGIKTYFINVPGETRTNLKIVDMASTTTTEINEPGFWVEEKKLYEFTELLLSRLKEASFLVLSGSLPAGVSPAIYKDYIENARKFGIKTFLDANGDALREGIAGKPFGVKPNLLELQELMGQTLDTTEKIVDAGKTLLKEGIALVVISLGKDGAIFLSNQEGFKVTPFPVTPLSTVGAGDTMVAAIVFALLQGKPLIEIARLATTAGTVAAAKSGTQACTLAEVLEKLSLVHVERL